One stretch of Deltaproteobacteria bacterium RBG_16_64_85 DNA includes these proteins:
- a CDS encoding molecular chaperone DnaK produces MAKIIGIDLGTTYSVVAVMEGGEPKIIINEEGSRLTPSVVAFGKGGEILVGQVAKRQAVLNAENTVFSIKRFMGRRYDEVTEEMKLVPYKVVRGPNQEARVSAGGKEHTPQQISAMVLGKLKKAAETYIGEEVKQAVITVPAYFNDSQRQATKDAGTIAGLEVLRIINEPTAAALAYGLDKKKNELIAVFDFGGGTFDISILEVGDNVVEVKATNGDTHLGGDNIDQRIIEWIIAEFRKDQGIDLSKDRTALQRLKEAAEKAKIELSSVLESEISLPFITADATGPKHLQMKLTRSSFEQMVQDILDRTLKPCELAVKDAGIPVGKIDEVVLVGGSTRIPKVVQMVKDFFGKDPHQGVNPDEVVAAGAAVQAGVLGGEVKDILLLDVTPLSLGIETLGGVMTKLIERNTTIPVRKSEFFTTAADGQTSVEVHVLQGEREMAAANRTLGRFHLEGIPTAPRGVPKIEVTFDIDANGILHVNAKDTATGREQKITITASTGLNKEDINRMVKEAEVHSAEDRQRKAVIEARNHLDSLVYNTEKTIRENREKLPSDLVAKVETAVSEAKESLKSDDEATLRGASEKLMREAHALAEKMYQQAASSPPPPGGGEAAGGAGGGKGAEGDVVEAEYEDPGKK; encoded by the coding sequence ATGGCCAAGATTATCGGGATCGACCTCGGGACGACGTACTCGGTGGTCGCCGTGATGGAAGGCGGGGAGCCCAAGATCATCATCAACGAGGAAGGGAGCCGGCTCACCCCGTCGGTGGTGGCGTTCGGGAAGGGCGGCGAAATCCTCGTCGGCCAGGTGGCAAAGCGCCAGGCGGTGCTGAACGCCGAGAACACGGTCTTCTCCATCAAGCGATTCATGGGCCGGCGGTACGACGAGGTCACCGAGGAGATGAAGCTCGTCCCCTACAAGGTTGTCCGGGGCCCCAACCAGGAGGCTCGCGTTTCCGCGGGGGGAAAGGAGCACACGCCGCAGCAGATCTCCGCGATGGTGCTCGGGAAACTCAAGAAGGCCGCAGAGACCTATATCGGCGAGGAGGTGAAGCAGGCCGTCATCACGGTGCCGGCCTACTTCAACGACTCCCAGCGGCAGGCGACCAAGGACGCCGGGACGATCGCAGGGCTCGAGGTCCTGCGGATCATCAACGAGCCCACCGCGGCGGCCCTCGCCTACGGTCTCGACAAGAAGAAGAACGAACTGATCGCGGTATTCGACTTCGGAGGCGGTACCTTCGACATCTCCATCCTCGAGGTGGGCGACAACGTCGTGGAGGTGAAGGCCACCAACGGCGACACGCACCTGGGCGGAGACAATATCGACCAGCGGATCATCGAGTGGATCATTGCCGAGTTCAGGAAGGACCAGGGGATCGACCTCTCCAAGGACCGTACCGCGCTGCAGCGCCTGAAGGAGGCGGCCGAGAAGGCGAAGATCGAGCTCTCCTCGGTGCTGGAGTCCGAGATCAGCCTGCCGTTCATCACGGCGGACGCGACGGGACCGAAGCACCTGCAGATGAAGCTCACCCGCTCGTCGTTCGAGCAGATGGTCCAGGATATCCTCGACCGGACGTTGAAACCGTGCGAGCTGGCGGTCAAGGATGCCGGGATTCCGGTGGGCAAGATCGACGAGGTTGTCCTCGTCGGCGGGTCCACGCGGATTCCGAAGGTCGTCCAGATGGTGAAGGATTTCTTCGGGAAGGACCCGCACCAGGGGGTCAACCCCGACGAGGTCGTGGCCGCCGGCGCCGCCGTGCAGGCGGGGGTTCTGGGGGGCGAGGTCAAGGACATCCTCCTCCTGGACGTGACACCGCTATCGCTGGGGATCGAGACGCTGGGGGGCGTGATGACGAAGCTGATCGAGCGAAACACCACGATCCCGGTGCGCAAGAGCGAGTTTTTCACCACCGCGGCGGACGGGCAGACGAGCGTCGAGGTCCACGTCCTCCAGGGCGAGCGCGAGATGGCGGCGGCCAACCGGACGCTGGGCAGGTTCCACCTGGAGGGGATTCCCACAGCGCCCCGCGGCGTCCCCAAGATCGAGGTGACCTTCGACATCGACGCCAACGGCATTTTGCATGTCAACGCGAAGGACACCGCGACAGGCAGGGAGCAGAAGATCACGATCACGGCGTCGACCGGCTTGAACAAGGAGGACATCAACCGGATGGTGAAGGAGGCCGAGGTGCACTCCGCCGAGGACCGGCAGCGGAAGGCCGTCATCGAGGCGCGGAACCACCTCGACTCCCTGGTCTACAACACGGAGAAGACGATCCGGGAGAACCGGGAGAAGCTGCCTTCCGACCTGGTCGCGAAGGTCGAGACCGCGGTGTCCGAGGCGAAGGAGTCGCTCAAATCGGACGATGAGGCGACCCTGCGCGGCGCTTCGGAAAAGCTGATGCGGGAAGCGCATGCCCTTGCGGAAAAGATGTACCAGCAGGCGGCCTCCTCGCCCCCGCCGCCGGGGGGAGGCGAGGCTGCGGGAGGCGCGGGAGGAGGAAAGGGAGCGGAAGGGGACGTCGTCGAAGCGGAATATGAAGACCCGGGGAAAAAGTAA
- a CDS encoding molecular chaperone — MRIVRWMDPFRELSTIQERMNQLFGDFVGRARGGREGELAAGGWAPTVDIYETDDDIVVTAELPGLEKDQIGVEYKEGVLTLRGERKLVREVKEESCHRIERSYGAFHRSFKLTGSIDEEKITARMKNGVLEVHLPKKEAAKPKQIQVAA, encoded by the coding sequence ATGAGGATCGTTCGTTGGATGGACCCGTTTCGGGAACTGTCAACCATTCAGGAGAGGATGAACCAGCTGTTCGGAGACTTCGTCGGCCGCGCACGCGGCGGACGGGAGGGAGAGCTCGCGGCTGGTGGCTGGGCGCCGACCGTCGACATCTACGAAACCGATGACGACATCGTCGTCACGGCGGAACTTCCGGGCTTGGAGAAGGACCAGATCGGCGTCGAGTACAAGGAAGGGGTCCTGACCCTGCGCGGCGAGCGGAAACTGGTGCGGGAGGTCAAGGAGGAGAGCTGCCACCGCATCGAGCGGTCTTATGGCGCCTTCCACCGCTCGTTCAAGCTGACAGGCTCCATCGATGAGGAGAAGATCACCGCCAGGATGAAGAACGGCGTCCTGGAGGTCCATCTCCCGAAGAAGGAAGCGGCCAAGCCGAAGCAGATCCAGGTGGCCGCCTGA
- a CDS encoding molecular chaperone, translating into MAIVRWWDPLRDLSGIQDKMNQLFEDTFSRTRGRDEALAKGMWTPAVDIYETEDSVVVKAELPGLEKDQIGVEVKDGILSLHGERKFEKEVKEENYHRIERAYGSFHRSFSLPTSVEQDKISAKFKDGVLEVQLPKKAQAKPKQIKVDVK; encoded by the coding sequence ATGGCCATCGTACGTTGGTGGGATCCCTTGAGGGATTTGTCGGGCATCCAGGACAAAATGAATCAGCTCTTCGAGGATACCTTTTCCCGGACCCGGGGGCGCGACGAGGCGCTCGCGAAGGGGATGTGGACGCCCGCGGTCGACATTTACGAGACGGAGGACTCCGTCGTCGTCAAAGCGGAGCTTCCCGGCCTGGAGAAGGACCAGATCGGCGTGGAGGTCAAGGACGGCATCCTGTCCCTGCACGGAGAGCGGAAGTTCGAGAAGGAGGTAAAGGAGGAGAACTATCACCGGATCGAGCGGGCCTACGGGTCGTTCCACCGCTCCTTCTCCCTGCCGACTTCGGTGGAGCAGGACAAGATCAGCGCGAAGTTCAAGGACGGGGTGCTGGAAGTGCAGCTCCCCAAGAAGGCGCAGGCCAAGCCCAAGCAGATCAAAGTCGACGTGAAGTAG
- a CDS encoding protease HtpX, with product MSNTLKTGLLLAVLTALFLLIGNAVGGQNGMVMAFGLAVLMNFGAYWFSDKIVLRMYGAKEVSEAEAPQLHGVVRRISLAAGLPMPKVYLIPTDSPNAFATGRNPEHAAVAVTEGILRLLSPDELEGVLAHEMAHVRNRDILVGTVAATLAGAVMMLARFAQFAAIFGGGGRDRDEEGGGGIVGMLFLAIVAPIGAMLIQMAVSRSREYLADETGAKFCGKPLSLARALEKISGISREVPMDATPATAHMFIVSPLTGKGVLSMFSTHPPVEKRVERLRSMAVATTR from the coding sequence ATGAGCAACACGCTGAAGACGGGATTGCTGCTGGCGGTGCTGACCGCCTTGTTCCTCCTCATCGGGAATGCCGTGGGAGGACAGAACGGCATGGTGATGGCCTTCGGGTTGGCCGTGCTGATGAATTTCGGGGCGTACTGGTTTTCCGACAAGATCGTCCTCAGGATGTACGGGGCCAAGGAGGTTTCCGAGGCGGAGGCGCCGCAGCTGCATGGCGTCGTCCGGCGGATTTCGCTTGCGGCAGGGCTTCCGATGCCGAAGGTCTACCTCATCCCGACGGATTCCCCCAACGCCTTCGCGACGGGGAGGAACCCGGAGCACGCGGCCGTGGCGGTGACGGAAGGGATCCTGCGGTTGCTGTCCCCCGACGAGCTGGAGGGGGTGCTGGCGCACGAGATGGCCCACGTGCGGAACCGGGACATCCTCGTCGGGACGGTGGCGGCGACGCTGGCCGGGGCGGTGATGATGCTCGCCCGGTTTGCCCAGTTCGCCGCGATCTTCGGGGGCGGAGGGCGCGACCGGGACGAGGAAGGCGGCGGCGGGATCGTCGGCATGCTGTTCCTGGCGATCGTGGCGCCGATCGGCGCGATGCTGATCCAGATGGCCGTGTCCCGTTCCCGGGAGTACCTTGCCGACGAGACCGGCGCGAAGTTCTGCGGGAAGCCGTTGTCGCTGGCGAGGGCGCTGGAGAAGATTTCCGGGATTTCCCGCGAGGTCCCGATGGACGCCACGCCGGCGACGGCGCACATGTTTATCGTCAGCCCGCTGACGGGCAAAGGGGTACTTTCGATGTTCAGCACGCATCCTCCCGTCGAGAAGCGGGTGGAGCGGCTGCGGTCGATGGCGGTTGCGACGACCCGGTGA
- a CDS encoding ATP-dependent chaperone ClpB, producing MISLDKLTIKSQEALQDSIRMASERGHAQVEPEHLFAALLRQEGGIADDLFARAGVTLPRLLAAADSLLAAFPKVSGVVTRGLSPRMEPLFSRALSEADAFKDEYLSAEHFFLAFAAEAGGQAADLLRKHGITRESLLSALASIRGSQRITDENPEDKYQALEKYCRDLTEMARREKLDPVIGRDDVIRRVIQVLSRRTKNNPVLIGDPGVGKTAIAEGLAQRVVTGDVPEGLKDKRVLALDMGALIAGAKYRGEFEDRLKAVLKEIDAAEGRVILFIDELHTLVGAGKAEGAMDASNMLKPALARGELRCVGATTVDEYRKTVEKDAALERRFQPVLVDEPSVEDTIAILRGLKGRYEVHHGVRIMDSALVAAATLSHRYITDRFLPDKAIDLMDEAASKLKIEIDSVPTVIDEVERKKIQLEMEKQALSKETDAASRERRARIDEELLSLSHAASRLRARWGEEKESIARGRAVKERIEQAVSGMQRAEREGNLEKASELKYGTIPALAREAEEISRAVSEPGEEGRLLKEEVDEEDIAQVVSRWTGIPVSRLVEGEVQKLLKMEERLGKRVVGQEEAVRMVSSAVRRAKSGLKDPRRPIGSFLFLGPTGVGKTELARALAQFLFDDESAMVRLDMSEYMEKHSVARMIGAPPGYVGYEEGGALTEAVRRKPYTVILFDEVEKAHPDVFNILLQILEDGRLTDGKGRTVDFRNAVLVLTSNIGSHWIQEMAGKGEEVIRDRVMEELRRAFRPEFLNRLDEILLFRALGKEQLSAIVDLMFHEVNLRLADRKLAVTLTSKARERLADIGYDPAYGARPLRRAIQKQIQDPLAVKILQGEFREGDTVRVDADAKTGFRFQKHG from the coding sequence ATGATTTCCCTGGACAAGCTCACAATCAAGTCCCAGGAGGCGCTTCAGGACTCGATCCGCATGGCTTCCGAGCGTGGGCACGCGCAGGTGGAGCCGGAGCACCTCTTTGCCGCCCTCCTGCGGCAGGAGGGCGGAATCGCGGACGACCTCTTCGCCCGGGCCGGCGTCACGCTCCCGCGTCTTCTCGCCGCCGCGGATTCTCTTCTGGCCGCATTTCCGAAGGTCTCGGGAGTCGTGACCCGTGGGCTCTCCCCCCGCATGGAGCCTCTCTTCAGCCGCGCCCTCTCCGAGGCGGACGCCTTCAAGGACGAGTACCTGTCCGCCGAACACTTTTTCCTGGCGTTCGCAGCGGAAGCCGGAGGCCAGGCAGCCGACCTGCTCCGGAAGCACGGGATCACCCGCGAGTCGCTCCTTTCCGCCCTCGCGTCGATCCGGGGGAGCCAGCGGATCACGGACGAGAATCCGGAAGACAAATACCAGGCGCTCGAGAAATACTGCCGGGATCTGACCGAGATGGCCCGGCGGGAGAAGCTCGACCCGGTGATCGGCCGGGACGATGTGATCCGGCGGGTGATCCAGGTTCTCTCGCGTCGGACGAAAAACAACCCGGTCCTGATCGGCGACCCGGGCGTCGGCAAGACAGCGATCGCGGAGGGGCTGGCCCAGCGCGTCGTCACCGGCGACGTCCCGGAAGGGCTGAAGGACAAGCGGGTGCTGGCGCTGGACATGGGCGCGCTGATCGCCGGGGCGAAGTACCGCGGGGAGTTCGAGGACCGGCTCAAGGCCGTGCTGAAGGAGATCGATGCCGCCGAAGGGCGCGTGATCCTGTTCATCGACGAGCTCCACACGCTGGTCGGGGCGGGCAAGGCGGAAGGGGCGATGGACGCCTCCAACATGCTCAAGCCCGCGCTGGCGCGGGGGGAGCTGCGGTGCGTCGGCGCGACGACGGTGGACGAATACCGGAAAACCGTGGAAAAGGATGCCGCGCTCGAGCGGCGGTTCCAGCCGGTGCTCGTGGACGAGCCTTCGGTGGAGGACACGATCGCGATCCTCCGGGGGCTCAAGGGGCGATACGAGGTGCATCACGGCGTCCGGATCATGGATTCGGCGCTGGTCGCAGCGGCGACGCTCTCCCACCGGTACATCACCGACCGGTTCCTCCCCGACAAGGCGATCGACTTGATGGACGAGGCGGCGTCCAAGCTCAAGATTGAAATCGACTCCGTCCCCACCGTGATCGACGAGGTGGAAAGGAAGAAGATCCAGCTCGAAATGGAGAAGCAGGCGCTCTCGAAGGAAACCGACGCGGCGTCGAGGGAGCGGCGTGCGCGGATCGACGAGGAACTTTTGTCCCTGTCGCATGCGGCGTCGCGGCTCCGAGCCCGGTGGGGGGAGGAGAAGGAGTCGATCGCCAGGGGCCGGGCGGTCAAGGAACGCATCGAGCAAGCGGTCTCCGGAATGCAACGGGCGGAGCGCGAGGGGAACCTCGAGAAGGCGTCGGAGCTCAAGTACGGGACGATCCCGGCGCTTGCGCGCGAGGCGGAGGAGATCTCCCGGGCCGTCTCCGAACCGGGGGAGGAAGGCAGGCTCCTCAAGGAAGAGGTGGACGAGGAGGATATCGCGCAGGTCGTCTCCCGGTGGACGGGGATCCCGGTTTCGAGGCTGGTCGAGGGGGAGGTGCAAAAGCTCCTCAAGATGGAGGAACGCCTGGGAAAACGGGTCGTGGGGCAGGAGGAGGCCGTCCGGATGGTGTCCAGCGCGGTCCGGAGAGCCAAGTCGGGGCTGAAGGATCCCCGCCGGCCCATCGGGTCGTTCCTGTTCCTGGGGCCCACCGGAGTGGGGAAGACGGAGCTTGCCCGGGCGCTGGCGCAGTTCCTGTTCGACGACGAGTCCGCCATGGTTCGGCTCGACATGTCGGAGTACATGGAGAAGCACTCCGTGGCCCGGATGATCGGCGCCCCGCCGGGGTACGTGGGCTACGAGGAGGGTGGTGCGCTGACCGAGGCCGTGCGCCGGAAGCCGTACACGGTGATTCTGTTCGACGAGGTGGAGAAGGCCCACCCCGACGTTTTCAACATCCTCCTGCAGATCCTCGAGGACGGTCGGCTGACCGACGGGAAGGGGCGCACCGTCGACTTCCGGAACGCCGTGCTGGTCCTGACCTCCAACATCGGATCGCACTGGATCCAGGAAATGGCCGGGAAGGGGGAGGAGGTCATCCGCGACCGCGTGATGGAGGAGCTCCGTCGGGCGTTTCGGCCCGAATTTCTGAACCGCCTGGACGAGATCCTCCTCTTCCGGGCATTGGGGAAGGAGCAACTGTCTGCGATCGTCGACCTTATGTTCCACGAGGTGAACCTCCGGCTGGCCGACCGGAAGCTGGCCGTGACCCTGACCTCGAAGGCCAGGGAGCGGCTCGCGGACATCGGATACGACCCGGCGTACGGGGCAAGGCCCCTGCGGCGGGCTATCCAGAAGCAGATCCAGGATCCCCTGGCGGTGAAAATCCTGCAGGGAGAGTTCCGCGAGGGCGATACCGTCCGGGTCGACGCCGACGCGAAAACGGGTTTCCGGTTTCAAAAGCATGGTTGA
- a CDS encoding 4-(cytidine 5'-diphospho)-2-C-methyl-D-erythritol kinase: protein MKVFGKRPDGFHHIRSVMVPVSLHDEVIVEETDAGIQVETDDPVVPTDSANTCHRAAALFMNWAGAPKGVRIRIRKRIPAEAGLGGGSSDAAATFKGLMALTGRIPERETLLGMAARVGADVPFFTLGAPAMAEGIGERLTPVEWGVPFHALIVKPPFGLSTREGYANLRRGTGDPPVAAEIPAFRTWEDLVPAVNNDFESAWEGVRPEIRAIKGELLSAGARAAGLCGSGSAVFGLFESAEGVRGARGMLSLEDGRKLLVARNI, encoded by the coding sequence ATGAAAGTGTTCGGCAAGCGTCCCGACGGGTTTCACCACATACGGTCGGTCATGGTCCCCGTATCCCTCCATGACGAGGTCATTGTGGAGGAGACGGATGCGGGAATCCAGGTAGAGACCGACGACCCTGTTGTCCCTACCGACAGTGCGAACACCTGCCATCGCGCGGCCGCGCTGTTCATGAATTGGGCGGGTGCACCAAAAGGAGTCCGGATACGAATCCGGAAGAGGATTCCGGCCGAGGCGGGCCTGGGGGGCGGCAGCTCGGACGCCGCCGCGACCTTCAAGGGGCTGATGGCCCTCACGGGGCGAATTCCCGAGCGGGAAACGCTCCTGGGGATGGCGGCCCGGGTCGGGGCGGATGTCCCCTTCTTCACGCTGGGAGCACCGGCGATGGCGGAAGGCATCGGCGAACGCCTTACGCCGGTCGAGTGGGGCGTCCCGTTCCACGCGCTGATCGTCAAGCCGCCGTTCGGGCTTTCCACGAGGGAAGGGTACGCAAATCTTCGGCGCGGAACGGGAGATCCCCCGGTGGCGGCGGAAATTCCCGCCTTCCGGACCTGGGAGGATCTGGTTCCCGCCGTCAACAACGACTTCGAGAGTGCGTGGGAGGGCGTCCGGCCGGAGATCCGTGCGATCAAGGGGGAGCTGTTGTCCGCCGGCGCCAGGGCGGCGGGGCTGTGCGGCAGCGGCTCGGCGGTATTCGGGCTGTTCGAGAGCGCGGAAGGCGTGCGCGGTGCGCGGGGGATGCTTTCGCTGGAAGACGGGCGGAAGCTGTTGGTCGCCCGAAACATCTGA
- a CDS encoding septation protein SpoVG, whose amino-acid sequence MEITEVKVYPVSGNEKLKGYATIIFDNCFVVRDLKIIDGNSGLFIAMPSKKKKDGTYRDTAHPLNNETRDRIENAVLSEYELEMRKLDGMVAAR is encoded by the coding sequence ATGGAAATCACCGAGGTCAAGGTTTATCCGGTGTCCGGCAACGAGAAGCTCAAAGGGTATGCGACGATCATTTTCGACAACTGCTTCGTGGTGCGGGACCTGAAGATCATCGACGGCAACAGCGGGCTGTTCATCGCGATGCCCAGCAAGAAGAAAAAGGACGGCACCTACCGGGACACTGCCCACCCGCTCAACAACGAGACCCGCGACAGAATCGAGAATGCAGTCCTTTCGGAGTACGAACTCGAGATGCGCAAGCTTGACGGCATGGTGGCAGCCCGATAA
- a CDS encoding ferredoxin has product MARIPYVVKEECTCCGVCVDTLPTVFQLDDETKAEVFDPAGDTEQAIQEAMDLCPVACILWKE; this is encoded by the coding sequence ATGGCCAGAATCCCCTATGTGGTGAAGGAAGAATGCACCTGCTGCGGCGTCTGTGTGGACACCCTCCCCACCGTATTCCAGCTCGACGACGAGACGAAGGCCGAAGTGTTCGATCCGGCAGGGGACACCGAGCAGGCGATCCAGGAAGCGATGGACCTGTGCCCCGTGGCGTGCATCCTCTGGAAGGAATAG
- a CDS encoding AAA family ATPase encodes MTEPRPPFSLFPGAQPPRAPLADRMRPRTLLEFVGQEEILGEGRFLSSVLSARPLPSLIFWGPPGSGKTTLARIIATETKAVFLPYSAVLSGIKEIKDALSELKRSGRSAGRPAILFIDEIHRFNKAQQDALLPFVEDGTVTLFGTTTENPSFEIRNALLSRCRVLVLTPLAPAEVEIIARRALTEAERGLGKKESFLSPDALRHIVEISDGDARVALNALEAAVAIAEHRNLEQVDVPVAEEALRRKALLYDKDGEEHYNLISAFHKSLRGSDPDAALYWLARMLSAGEDPLYIARRMIRFASEDVGNAAPGALQLTLAAAEAYRTLGSPEGELALAQAVVYLATAPKSNRVYTAFGRAMKDVQGGGSHPVPMHLRNAPTRLMKELGYGEKYQYPHDFAEAFVPENYFPETLGRRKYYEPSEAGYEKTISDRLKAWWGAVRKK; translated from the coding sequence ATGACCGAGCCCCGGCCGCCATTTTCGCTGTTTCCCGGCGCGCAGCCGCCCCGCGCTCCCCTTGCCGACCGGATGCGCCCCAGGACGCTCCTCGAATTCGTCGGGCAGGAGGAGATCCTGGGGGAGGGGAGGTTCCTCTCCTCTGTGCTCTCGGCCCGTCCCCTTCCCTCGCTGATCTTCTGGGGCCCCCCCGGATCGGGGAAGACGACGCTCGCCCGGATCATCGCCACGGAGACGAAGGCGGTCTTTCTCCCCTATTCGGCCGTCCTCTCCGGGATCAAGGAAATCAAGGACGCGCTCTCCGAGTTGAAACGGAGCGGACGCTCCGCGGGCCGACCCGCGATCCTCTTCATCGACGAGATCCACCGGTTCAACAAGGCCCAGCAGGACGCGCTGCTCCCATTCGTCGAGGACGGCACCGTCACTCTCTTCGGAACCACGACGGAGAATCCTTCGTTCGAGATCCGCAACGCGCTTCTTTCCCGTTGTCGCGTTCTCGTCCTCACTCCCCTGGCTCCGGCCGAGGTGGAAATCATCGCGCGGCGGGCATTGACCGAAGCGGAAAGGGGACTGGGAAAGAAGGAATCGTTCCTCTCCCCCGACGCCCTACGGCACATCGTGGAGATCTCGGACGGGGACGCGCGCGTCGCCCTGAACGCGCTGGAGGCAGCGGTAGCGATCGCGGAGCACCGGAACCTCGAGCAGGTCGACGTGCCCGTGGCCGAGGAGGCGCTCCGGAGGAAGGCGCTGCTCTATGACAAGGACGGGGAGGAGCACTACAATCTCATCTCGGCATTCCACAAGAGCCTGCGGGGGTCCGACCCCGACGCCGCCCTCTACTGGCTGGCGCGGATGCTTTCGGCGGGCGAGGACCCCCTCTACATCGCCCGCCGGATGATCCGCTTCGCGTCGGAGGACGTCGGGAATGCGGCCCCGGGAGCCCTCCAGCTCACCCTTGCGGCGGCAGAGGCGTACCGCACGCTGGGGAGCCCCGAAGGCGAGCTGGCACTGGCCCAGGCGGTCGTCTATCTCGCCACCGCGCCCAAGAGCAACCGGGTCTACACGGCGTTCGGCCGTGCCATGAAGGACGTGCAGGGCGGGGGGAGCCACCCGGTGCCGATGCACCTGCGCAACGCCCCCACCCGCCTGATGAAGGAGCTGGGATACGGCGAGAAGTACCAGTACCCCCACGACTTCGCGGAGGCCTTCGTCCCGGAGAACTACTTCCCCGAGACGCTCGGCCGGCGCAAATATTACGAGCCCTCGGAAGCGGGCTACGAAAAGACGATCTCGGATCGTCTCAAGGCCTGGTGGGGAGCCGTCCGGAAAAAGTAA
- a CDS encoding osmotically inducible protein OsmC → MEVRGKVYSYRTAVKWTGQKMGVASSPGKPDIQVATPPEFKGHEGIWSPEDLYVASVNVCVLSTFLAFAERAGLSFTDYECDAEGRLELVDGKFQVTSVTLRPKVTLKNSEDAGKAKEIMAKVEANCLISNSIKTKVMVEGFFR, encoded by the coding sequence ATGGAAGTCCGTGGCAAAGTCTACTCCTATCGTACGGCGGTGAAATGGACCGGGCAAAAGATGGGAGTGGCCTCGTCGCCGGGGAAACCCGACATCCAGGTGGCGACTCCGCCGGAGTTCAAGGGGCACGAGGGCATTTGGTCACCGGAGGATCTGTATGTTGCCTCTGTGAATGTTTGTGTCCTGTCTACGTTTCTGGCTTTTGCCGAACGGGCTGGCTTGTCCTTTACGGACTACGAGTGCGATGCCGAAGGCCGCCTGGAACTGGTTGACGGCAAGTTTCAGGTGACTTCGGTCACGCTGAGACCGAAGGTGACCTTGAAGAACAGTGAGGATGCCGGAAAGGCCAAAGAGATAATGGCCAAGGTGGAAGCCAACTGTCTGATTTCCAATTCGATAAAGACAAAGGTCATGGTCGAGGGGTTCTTTCGATAG
- a CDS encoding NAD(+) kinase, giving the protein MKCAGIIAKHTDPRAGKIVSDLCEWIIARGRRVVLDRETAALVPRGDAVVRSKLPEKCDFLIVLGGDGTLLSAARVVGTSGKPILGVNLGALGFLTAITLDELYPVLEKIFNYDFDYDERMLLVAHVHRLGERVANYTVLNDVVINKGALAKIIDIETTAGEMYLSTFKADGLIISTPTGSTGYSLSAQGPIVYPMLRTILITPICPHTLTNRPLVIPDDMVVRAELRSRETDVFLTLDGQVGFGLRERDVVEVKKAEAPLRFFRSPSKDYFTVLRTKLKWGER; this is encoded by the coding sequence ATGAAGTGCGCCGGGATCATCGCCAAGCACACCGACCCCCGGGCGGGAAAGATCGTCTCCGACCTTTGCGAATGGATCATCGCCCGCGGTCGGCGGGTGGTCCTCGACCGGGAGACCGCTGCCCTCGTCCCCCGCGGCGACGCCGTCGTCCGCTCCAAGCTGCCAGAGAAATGCGACTTCCTCATCGTCCTCGGCGGGGACGGCACGCTCCTTTCCGCCGCGCGGGTGGTTGGGACCTCCGGGAAGCCGATCCTGGGCGTGAACCTCGGGGCGCTGGGGTTCCTCACCGCGATCACGCTGGACGAGCTGTACCCCGTCCTGGAAAAGATCTTCAACTACGACTTCGACTACGACGAGCGGATGTTGCTGGTCGCCCACGTCCACCGGTTGGGCGAGCGCGTGGCCAACTACACGGTCCTGAATGACGTGGTCATCAACAAGGGGGCGCTCGCCAAGATCATCGACATCGAGACGACTGCGGGAGAGATGTACCTGTCCACCTTCAAGGCCGACGGCCTCATCATCTCGACGCCCACCGGATCGACGGGGTACTCCCTCTCGGCGCAGGGCCCCATCGTCTACCCGATGCTGCGCACGATACTGATCACCCCGATCTGCCCGCACACGCTCACCAACCGGCCGCTCGTCATCCCGGACGACATGGTGGTCCGCGCGGAGCTGCGCTCCCGGGAGACCGACGTGTTCCTGACGCTCGACGGCCAGGTGGGGTTCGGGCTCCGCGAGAGGGACGTGGTGGAGGTGAAGAAGGCGGAGGCCCCCCTGCGGTTCTTCCGTTCCCCCTCCAAGGACTACTTCACCGTCCTGCGCACCAAGCTCAAGTGGGGAGAGCGGTGA